The Malus domestica chromosome 10, GDT2T_hap1 nucleotide sequence tggaCATCGGACGAATGAGAGTTCCCTCCTCGGATGTCCACCATTAAATCCCCAAGGAGATCTTCTTGGTTGTGAAAATTGAACTTCTGGATCCCATATAGCAGGACCTGGAGAAAAATATGTCTTTGCATTTGGAGTTGTTCCTGCTCCCACTATATCACCCTGATTATCCTTCATTCTGCTGGAAAAACTAGACCTGCTCTCACACAGGTTTTTGAAATAACGATCTTTCTTCCATTGATCAACAGATAGATTTTCTTCTTCGCGTCCATCTGCCCGCCTTCTGGAGAACATGTAAGATCTTCCATCCTGTTGAATTGGTCTTAAAACTGATTGTGCCTCTAGTTCGGTCAGCATTTGATAAGCACGCTCAAAAGACTTGGCATAAGATTCATCCATTAGTTTATTTCCAGATGAATCTCTTACAACTTGAAGCAGATGTTTTGCTTCTGTAAATCTGTTCATGTGCATCAAGCAGATTGCTAAATTGCATTGCTTGTTCTTATCCGGTTCCAATGACAGAGCTTTCCTGAGATTTTTTACGGAACAgatcatatacatatataaaaataCATCGTTTCACATGTAGGAATATAAAGCAGGATGTGCAGAAACTTACAAGTAATACTCTTCGGCAGTTTTGTAATCACCTTTCTGCAAGTAAGCCCAGGCCAAGTTCCCTAGTATTCTGCATTGATAGAGAACCGAAGTCATCTAATTATGCAGAACTTTGGGGACCAATTAGTAAGAAGAACGAGAAAGGCAGCGAAATTCACCTTGCTCTCTCTTGTTCAACAGTAATTTGAACCTTCCTCCCCTGAGCTCTTGCAGTCTTTGTCCTCCTTCCACAAAAAGCTACACCTTCGTCAATGTGTTTCAATTTGGACTCGAGCAATTCAATCTCTTCTTCAATCCTTCCTGACCTCTGCAAAACCGATAAATGATAAACATACACAGACACGCACAGAGAGAAGCATATGCAATTGCGATAACGTTATTGCAACAGGTTGATATACCTCGAAATTATGATAGAACATTCAGCAGTACGATGTAGAAATAGATGCTAAGGCATTCTAGAAATAAATATTCAAACAAGGAGATAACAAAATATAAGTAATTTGTCGTAGAAATGGAGGTGCTTTACCTTGTACAGTTCAACTAACACATTGTTAAGAGATTCCTGAGAATCATACGGGCAGAGATGACGAAAAGATTTGATAGCTTCAATAGCCTCCTCCGCTCGATCCAATTGTTTCATCACAACTGCCATGTCTTTCAAGGCGCTATCAACTCGATCTCCGGCATTTATAGCTGCCCAGAAGAGGGATATGGCTTTGCCTGGATCCTTGTCTATCAACTGCATTCGAAGAAATGCAAGTCAACCAAATACATATAACAGtgaggaaaaataaaagaaccTTGATCATGCAATTTTTATCAACCGAAAAAATCAAAACGGCTACTTTCTACTCTGTATACCCAAAACCTAGTAACTTTTGTCTGCAACTCAAGGTAACCACGGTAACAGAACAACCAATTTCACAAGAACAAAAAACTTAattattcactttttttttttatcttaacaAATTGCAAGAAAGATATTCCAATATAATTTCCACTAATTTAAGGAACAAAATTGGCATCTAAAAGTTCTTACTTTCCAGGAAAAAGGAGAATTTTCCAGGAAAAAAATCATTTGGGGAAACCAATGAACAAGAAAGAAGAACAGTAgctaattttgaaaaataaaacccataagAAAATTTATACCAAATTACGCATAATAAAAGTTCAAACTTTCTTACCTGAACTTGTTTGGCTCTGACGTAGGGAGAATCGCCGGCAGGTACTTTATGCACAACGTGAAAAAGATCATCTCTGTTCGAAGGCGACATTCTCTTCCCTTCTGACATCGGCACCGCCGGAGGGGTTGGCGGCGCCGTCTTCCATGTCGCAGGCGGCGTCGAGAAGCCTCTTGTGCGAAAGTTCTTGTCTCTGGTCCACATTGTCCTATTACAGTATTACTACGAAACAAAATCTATGAAAGTACCCAGAAAAGTTATCACTTTCTCGGGAAAGTCTTGAGACCCTTTTCGTGAATACCTCCAAGAAAGGGTTTTTGGTAGCCGGAAGGACGCGTCACTTTCTTGGGAAAATTTTCAGACGCGTTTCTTGATAGAGCGAGAAATCGGTttggagagatagagagagaggcgAGGAAAACCAGTTAGTTTGCCTTGCGGTGAACTGTTTATATTGTTATTGGTTACCTGGGGATCGATGGGAAAGTGAGAGAAAATCACAgagaaagtgaaagaaaaaaGCAGAAAGGTGAGAGCAGATGGATTGAGAATTGAGAGAAAGTGAAAGAAATTTAGCCGTTTATTcgttttcaaaaagaaaataaaaaggaaaattagcCGTTTAATTATAATTACTAGCCGTTGGGATTAGGGACGGTTCACACGTGTGTTTGGCGCACATATGAAAGTTGAGTAATGCCACCCTTAGTCTCTTACCACATACGTGGATAGTATCATTTATATTaggaagttttaacaaaacattttcggtactgttcacttttaacgaaaaatcatatttatatctttccctggtactattcagggcttttcattaaaagagaaatttttttggatttttcgttaattttccttttatatTATATctctaataataagaaatttTGCCCCGAAATATACATTTCGTAGAATATGACGATAATATAATTTGATGTTATGGTAatgaaatagaaataaaacaaaaatccaaaaacaGATTAAAGAAAGGGAGAATTGGTGTGACGGTATCAATTTTCTCAggaggtgtgctatccacacatctcattttacttctcacacatcccttaatttttgtccattgatcttcttcaattcatccgatctgacggttaaaaattaaaaatgtgtgtgagaagtaaaatggggtgtgtggatatcacatcccttttcTCAAATAAGGATCGGTAATATGTGCTCGAGTGTGTGAAAAACGATAATGTCCCACCGATCCTCCTCTGATCATTATTGTTAGTTGATTTTTATCTTCACATAACACTAAATTATGGAACTAGATTCTCTCCTGAGCTCATGATGGAGATCCTCCTGAGCAGCTCATCCggacctttaaaatttgatccaacggctccAAATAGGAGGCcctctaaagttataataaatgtagccgttgaatcaacTTTGAACAGTCCAAATGGGCTGCTCATGAGGATTCCCATCCTAAGTTGATGAGAGGATCCAGTTCCGTAAATTATCACTTTTCTATTCTACAAAATGTACTTTATCGTGCAAACTTTCTTATAACTCAATTTTAAACACTCAAAAAGTAATGATACTAAACCTAAAACTAAAGAAATTAAATCTAAACAAATGATTTTTGTTCTGTTTTATTTTCTAGCTACGTTGTTTTGAGTTTATTTGGTTTTCGATTTTCTCTTGCAATTTGAATCACCTGCCTCTCGATGCACTTTTACAAGGGTCACtaaacatgaatcaaaatatgaAAACATTTCATATAAAACAATTCAATTCACGGTGGTTGTAGTACACATTTTCTTCTACAAATCACAAGATGCAAACACAAGGTACAAACTGAGGGATGATCGTTATTAGGGATTTGTCGATCTGAAAAGACTTGGCAAGAACATCCTCATAAATGGCAGGATTGGATCCAAACACAGCATTAATTAGAAATGATGTAGACTTCAGGGTTTTGGCTGCTCAAAGAAGATAGAGCAATGGCAGTTTCAGAACCCAGGTTTTGCTGATGGTGAACTAGCCCAACAGGGAAAACAAACACATCACCCTTCTTAAGGACCTTCTGTTAAAGATCAACACCAGCCCATTAAGATCAGTCGGTACAAAGGAACTAGATTGGTCTAGTTCAAACATGCATGGTTTTCTCTAGAAGATTCTATAATGGGAATATGCtagaaaactctagcaaagAAGGTTGTTCCTTAAGTTGGTGGAAGAttctagaagaatggtgaggttTCCACCAACATGcaagattagtgtagataattctagcttGGGAAGTTAGTAGAATTATCTAGATAACTCTAGCatgatgtttccatgcttctccaaggttccatccatgcctataaaaggagaaggcatccacaccatttgtatcAATCAAGCAACCAATCAACCAACCAACCAAGAAGgcaaccaagtgagagtgagaagcaaGAATAGTCTTGTAGGAGTGTGAGTGATCTAGAGTTTGTCTCTAGAAAGTGAGTGAGTGTCATTGCTTCTAAAAGTTGTGTCCTTAtgagtgttgtaatattttgtgtgtgtaatacaagtaatttgtttacttgttttgtctctctaacacttgtgttagagttgtgtactctaagtTTTTCCCCAACACCTTCGAGATGAGCTTGTTCTCGGGGCTTGAGGTCACAAAGCCAACATTGAGCTTGCCTTTTAAGACTGTCAAAATCtcggtggcacgaggatgagtgtGGCGTTGGATAACACCCATTGGTGCGTAGTTGATGCGAGCGAGTGAGATGCCGAGGGTGTTGAGCCCTGGAATTTGAGCCACATTGACAGGGGTGACTTTTCCACCAACAGGGTTTGAAGTGTGCGCGGGATGTGAAGTCCACTGAAGAAGAAATGCTCAGCTGTTGCTAGCTTGGAGTCCAAGCAAGGTAGCCCATTCACTCTTACTACTGTAATATATGCACAAATACGATTTACAAACAACAAATTAAAGTCAGTAAGAATTGTACATGTTTCCAAATGCAAATTAAAGCTTATGATCTTCACATGATTGGCTGAAGATATCGAAACAAACCTAGGCTAGTAGCATTAGCAACGCAGAAATCCTGCAACGGGCTAGGCTCAAAAGCAACAACCAGAGAACATGTTATGGCTAGGAGAGTAGTCAATAGCAGTATTTGGCTTGCCATCTTAGTATTTCAACTTCTTGTATGAGATTATATATACTTCTATATGAAGTTACTGCAAATGAGAGATTGAAAGGATTGGAAGAGAGGTGAGGGAATTGAACGTTTCCCTTTGGTTTCCAAAATACTGAtcaacatgcatatatatagtaCGTGTTAAACATATCAAGCCAAAGCTTTATGCTAAATTATCCGAGTCCTATCTGATTGACTTGGCTCCAAAGTAACATACGTTCCATGCTAAATACacgtactaaagttattattatATCAAATGGAAGGCGTCTCTGTCTATTGTTTACAGACCGTACGAGGCTGAGGCTGAGGCTGAGGCTGAAATGGTCAGATAGATTATCAGGTATATATATTGCCTTTTTGGAACCctttaaggggagggatccccatttttttttaataatgggGACATCTTcttgaccgttagatttgactttaatgaaattcagTGGTTGAGATTTTGTGGcctgtgatttaatctcaaccacaaaatttcattaaagccaaatcTAAGGATCAAGagggtgtccccattttttgaaaaaataaatggggatcccttcccttaaagggcctgttgccttttttatttctctgtttgtaaaCACTGGCCAGATTTCCCTAACACTAAGTCAGTAAAAAGAAGGATATGGAAATTAATATACATTATTGTAGCATAGACGTGAGAAAAATacaatgttctaaaaaacggcataggcggccgcctaggagTCTATACTGTTAACATCCTCCCTCAAGCTCAGGAGAAGGACCACGAAGCTTGAGATTGCAGCAATGAGCACGAAAAAGTGGTGCAGATAGGCCCTTTGTCAGAATATCAGCAAATTGCTCATTAGAGGAAACAAACTGCATTTGAAGTAACTGTTGGGCAACCCTGTCACGAACAAAATGGATATCAATCTCAATATGTTTGGTTCGTTGATGCATCACTGGATTACAAGTCAGAGCAATAGCCGAGAGGTTATCACAAAACATAATGGATGGAGTCGAAACTGTAATCTGCAGAAAAGTGAGAATATGTCTTATCCAATCAAGCTCAGCTGCTGTTGTAGCAATGGCACGATACTCAGCTTCAGTAGAAGAGCGAGAGACAGTGTTCTGCTTCTTTGATGACCACGAAATGGGATTAGAACCCAAGAAAGCAACCAAACCTGTTGTAGAGCGTCGATCATTCGGATCCCCTGCCCAGTCCGCATCACTAAATGCATTTAACTCCAAGTCGCCCTTTGTATATTGAAGACCATAATGTTGAGTGCCGTTAAGATACCGTAATATCCTTTTGACAGCCAAGTAATGAGACTCCATGGGACACTGCATGAACTGAGCAACCTGATGTACCGAAAAAGCAATATCAGGTCTTGTGAAAGTGAGATACTGTAAGGCGCCCACTATACTTCTGTACAATGGAGGATTGTCAAATGGTATGCCATCATCCTTAAGAAGGCGATGAGAAGGCAGACAAGGAGTAGCATAAGACTTGGACTGATGCATTTCTGTCTTTGTCAATAAATCGGTGACATATCTATGCTGAGACAGAAACAACCCTTCTGTATTGGTTGTGATTTGAACACCAAGGAAATAATGGAGTGGTCCCAGATCCTTGATATCAAAGATATGGGACAGTTGACATACTTCATTGGATTGCAGATTTCTTATAAGGACAATGGGGATATTTTTCTAAATCAGTCCAAGTATATTAGAGATGTGATTCATAAGGCTGGGATGGATTCATGTAAACCTGCAGCTACTCCATGCAAACCTCATGATCAACTGGTCATTTCTGGGGGTTCTTTGTTGACTGATCCTTCTCTTTACAGGAGTATTGTAGGATCATTGCAGTATTTGACCTTTACTaggccagatattgcatatgctGTTAATACAGTATGTCAATTTATGAAGTCTCCAACGGAAGTGCATTATGCAGCAGTCAAACGCATACTTCGTTATCTTCAAGGCACACAACACCATGGGATTCTATATTCAGCAGCTAAGGAAACAACATTAACTGCGTTTTCCGATGCTGATTGGGCGGCTGATATCAACACTAGAAGGTCGATAACAGGCTATGTCGTGTATCTGGGTAACAATCCCGTGTCTTGGCAATCAAAGAAACAATGCTCAGTCTCGAGGAGTtcaacagaggctgaatataagGCTCTTGCTCACACTGCAGCTGATGTTGCTTGGGTGCGGGGAATACTGAAGGATCTTGATGTGTTTTTGTCTTCACCTCCTACAATTCATTGCGATAATATGTCTGCCATAGCTCTTACTGCGAATCCTGTATTTCATTCTCGCATAAAGCATCTTGACacggattttcattttgtgcgTGAACGTGTTCAACAAGGAGATCTAGAAGTGGTGTACATTCCAACTGAGGATCAAACTGCCGATGTTCTTACAAAAGGTCTGCACAGTCCAGCCTTTCTTCGACACTGTTCCAATCTTAGGCTGAGTACCCCAGCCacgattgaggggggatgttgactGAGATGGATTAATGGTTAGATGGAGTGCCAACTCATTACTTCAATCAACGGTTAGAATATCAAAACAGTttatagttagttagttagttaaaaGAGAAAGCTTGCTAGCTAAGACTGTATGACAAAGTTCTATGCCAAGATGCAGCTTCCCGTTTGTGGTGTCGTATATGATACGATGATTTCTTAACTTTGGTCTGGGCTCCGGTGCATTGCCGGGCAAAAGTATTTGGTTCTGGCGTCCCCGTCTAGTAGAAACATATTGTGAGCCGGAACTTGAAGACCCGAACCATCACtgaaaacaaaggtgagtgtaGGAAGTTGGAGATAGCCCGCGGAGGCAGGTCTCAAATAGCACAGCTCAAGGTTATGCTGACCTGCAATCACATGGTAGTCATAACCgttttgaagaaagtagttTGTTAAGGCTGTTTTCAGTGCGTTGAAAGCAGCATTGTTAAGTAGCGATATGTCACCGCCTGAGTCTATGATGGTTCCGGTGGGGCAGAGTGCGTTGAAAGCCAGGTCTCAAATAGCACAGCTCAAGGTTATACTGACCTGCAATCACATGGTAGTCATAACCgttttgaagaaagtagttTGTTAAGGCTGTTTTCAGTGCGTTGAAAGCAGCATTGTTAAGTAGCGATATGTCACCTCCTGAGTCTATGATGGTTCCGGTGGGGCAGAGTGCGTTGAAAGCAGCATTGTTAAGTAGCGATATGTCACCGCCTGAGTCTATGATGGTTCCAGTGGTGCCTGCTGCCCTGTGAGCGAAAACATCTGGGGGTATACGAAGTATCCACGGGCACGTAATTGCACGTAATTGGCTTATTAGAGAATTTGGTTGGAACTGAGGAGATTTTGAGCAAAACAGCTGGAAAAATCGGGGTGGCTCTAGGCGGCtgggtgtttttgttttttttgaaatttaaaaaataaaaaataaaaacttagatTAAGTATCTTACATTACTATATTTCCTTATTTTCCtcctattttgcattttatgttgttttaaattgtgaacttgttATACATGTGTCAGCATACATTACAATACTCCTCACTAtggttatatggcatatatgcttaatgcgtttttaaattttggacttgttggatactctttttgcattttatcattcttttattatcttatccatggatttcatacaagtttaattttttgtaagtgacaatatgcacttatttgtAAGATATACAAGAACTTTACCTAAATCCGCATAGGCGCCCACCTagctgcctaggcgctaggcgctagcccgCCACCCGACTAACACCTAGCGTTTTTCAGAACCTTGGAAAAATATGTCCTAACCAGTATAAGTTCGACCCTCTTCCTgcagttttaattaatttaacataaaataTCATTTGTTTTCAAAACAAATATTTCATTAGTGAAACAAATCCTGATTCATGATTCATTAACCATTTACAAATATATAACCCACATACAAAAAGAAAGCCGAATAATAGTTAATGACTAACCCAAGATAGTGATCCATAATGCTAATATCAATCCATGATCCTAACAAAATCCTTTTCAGTCCATAGGATTTCCGGTCGGGTCTTAAAACCCTTCCATTTCGCTACTCATGGGATTTTGATATCCTGTTTCTAAACATTTTGCATcaagtaatgctagggagattaaatttgaagacaaaatttgcaaactaaattatgtgtcattaaatttagtcttcctagcattCCCATTTTGCATCAATCTACCAatggcacaaaaaaaaaattgatataaaCGATATGTTTacaattttacactaaaaaatggAGGAATACAACTaaacaaattaacaattttttaatttaactgATATATTTACATTTAGGGATGTCTTGTTACATTCAGTGGCGTATCCAAGGTGTCCTCTGGGTCTCCAGACCCTACAAAAGTCAAGAAACATAGAGAGAAAGTCACCGGACTCTAAAACTATGTGGTATGGGACCTGAGAATA carries:
- the LOC103446173 gene encoding uncharacterized protein; protein product: MWTRDKNFRTRGFSTPPATWKTAPPTPPAVPMSEGKRMSPSNRDDLFHVVHKVPAGDSPYVRAKQVQLIDKDPGKAISLFWAAINAGDRVDSALKDMAVVMKQLDRAEEAIEAIKSFRHLCPYDSQESLNNVLVELYKRSGRIEEEIELLESKLKHIDEGVAFCGRRTKTARAQGRKVQITVEQERARILGNLAWAYLQKGDYKTAEEYYLKALSLEPDKNKQCNLAICLMHMNRFTEAKHLLQVVRDSSGNKLMDESYAKSFERAYQMLTELEAQSVLRPIQQDGRSYMFSRRRADGREEENLSVDQWKKDRYFKNLCESRSSFSSRMKDNQGDIVGAGTTPNAKTYFSPGPAIWDPEVQFSQPRRSPWGFNGGHPRRELSFVRCPKTENVRAHAVRNLNEDLPSSTVGKSEFPVHNSVSSLSSPISRDLRRPQGGAAVRSVLQPISSGNWKGTSRGSDGCFQLKDKATVVGSSQNTVNGDWRKGSWENGGIKKSAEPQMAGENAKALDIVIDGGQNQSSDTTVLGSMEPIVVEGCFRENSSGEIYEVQQPVAENQKQGPHLSMYSCGKKSWADMAEEEEQELFNGSTEYFDFNNENLNCNIPSEIPCLQTQVKSLGSKLESVDLKDKNVISGNAGSPRNSAVRRSLRFDQQQDRESVDYISSSSSVPKAGRRKRLQSFQDITEFQDSP